GAGCTACAGCTTTGCCATGTGGAAGCCGGACGAGGCCAAAGATTGATCGGTGATCGGCTGTGCGAAATTGAGCATGGTGAAGTTATTTTGCTTGGCTCCAACTTGCCCCATGTCTGGCGATACGAATCGTGTGCTGCTGGTCACATCAAAGCCAACGTGGTTCACTTTGATGCTGCGGTACTTGGGAGCGACTGGCTGGACCGTCCCGAGCTATGCGATGTCCGATTGCTGCTGACAAGAGCTTCGCAGGGCCTGCAAGCCGAAGGTGAACTCAAATATCAACTGGCACAGCGGATCGCGCAGCTTGCGACGATGAAGGGCTTGCCCCGCATTATTAGTCTGCTGGAACTTTTGCACATGATGGCTGAGTCACGCGACCTGAAAACAATCTGCAGTACAGGCTACCAACCAGTCGCTGCGCAGCTTGACGTTGCACGGCTTCGCCGCGCCTGCGACTTCATTAATGATCACGTAAACGAAGAACTCACACGCGATGCGGCCGCCGAAGTCGTTCACATGAGCGGTAGTGGCTTCAGCCGATTTTTTAAGTCGCACACCGGTATGTCATTTCAAGAATTCGTTGCCGACGTTCGCATCAGCCGTGCTTGCCAGTTATTGGTGACCAGCGAAATGAGCATTACGGAAATCGCCTTTGCATGTGGCTTTAACGAATTGACAACCTTCAACCGCACATTCAGGAAGTATCGCGACACGACGCCGTCAAAGTATCGGTCGATGGTCAATGCCGTCCAGCACAAATAGATTGCTGTGAATTTTCACGAATAGCCCACAAGCGCTTCGAAGAAGGTCAGGTAAAACGGAGTCGCTGAAATTTGCCGGTGTGATGGAGAATTGCGTCAACGCCAAGGTGTGTCTTGACACCTCGCGCGAGATGTCAATCACATGGTGCAACGGCCTTTCCGGGCAATAGATGTTTGGTGTTCTGCGATTTCAGCTGAGTCCCGTCCGACCAGCAACGTTAAACGCGTTCGAGTTCGGACATGCTTCCTGAACTGCTACTGAAGGCGTCGGTTTCGATGCCCATTTGCTGCAACATCGTTACGAAGAGGTTGCACAGAGGTTTATTGCGGTCGTGTCTGAAGGCGAGGTGCTGACCATGTTTGAAACCGCCGCCGGCGAGCAGGATTGGAAGGTTGGTGTTGTCGTGCGTATTTGCATCGCCCATGTTACTTCCGAATAACACCATGGTACGGTCGAGTAGTCGATCCGTTCCGTCTTTCGTTTCTGCTAGTTGGCCCAACAGTTTGCCAAGCAAAGCCATCTGCTGACGGTCGGCGTCTTCGAGTTGCTGAACTTTGTTGTCAGCCTGCCCGTGATGACTGAGATTGTGGTAGCCATCGGTTGTGCTTTGATCGGAATGCAGCTTGAAGACGGGAGTCGCAAACGCGTCGACCATCAATGTGACAATGCGCGTCGAATCCGATTCCAGCGCCAACCTCGCCATTGACAGCATCAGGTCAAACTTTTCGAAGAACAGTTTGTTGTCGCGAATGTCGTCGGGTACCGGTTGATCAGTCTTTGGCTTGGGACGCAGTTCCCACTGGCGAGCCGAATGCAGGCGTTCTTCCATCTCCCGAACGGACGTCAGGTACTGATCGAGTCTTGATTGATCATCGCGGCTGATCTTGCGACGAAACTGCCGAGTATCATCCAGGAGTGTGTCGAGAATACTTCCGCGTTCGCCCAGGTGATGCAGTTGTCGCTGAACCGCAGCCGCGTCACCCTGAACGAACATCTTTCGAAACAACGCCGACGCACGATCTTCAGCCGGCAACAAAACACCATCGCGTGTCCACGACAGGCTGCGATTGGCTTTGTCGATGTTCACGCCAAGATTCAGTGTCGGGAAGCGAGTTACCGGACCCAGTTGCTCAGCCGCGAACTGATCGAGCGAAATTGTGTTGCGGAAGCCGCTCTTGGTCGGACCGCGGGCCGCTGTCAGAAAACAGTTTTCCGTACTGTGCCCGCCATCGACGTCGGGATGCGAGAGACCGCTGAGGACGGTGAAGGCGTTCCGAAATGTCGACAGTTCAGCAAGGTAAGGGGAAAGCTGATAATCGCGTCCGGTATCCTCGGGGAAGAACGGTTTTGGCAACACACCAAGATTATTCGAAATCAGCAGCATCCGCCGTGGCGGATTGGTTTCCGGTTCATTGCCACAGGCCGACCGCAAACTACTTAGCAGCGGCAGCGCAAGCGTAACTCCGGCACCGCGAAGCAATCGACGGCGATTAAGTTGTTGGGGACGTATCATGGATTGTCTTGCGTTCCAAGGAAGATCGAACTTCGTACTAGCGCGTGAAGCAAGTCCCTTGTGCGATAGCGATTCCCTTCGCACTGATCGAGAATT
This DNA window, taken from Fuerstiella marisgermanici, encodes the following:
- a CDS encoding DUF1552 domain-containing protein, whose amino-acid sequence is MIRPQQLNRRRLLRGAGVTLALPLLSSLRSACGNEPETNPPRRMLLISNNLGVLPKPFFPEDTGRDYQLSPYLAELSTFRNAFTVLSGLSHPDVDGGHSTENCFLTAARGPTKSGFRNTISLDQFAAEQLGPVTRFPTLNLGVNIDKANRSLSWTRDGVLLPAEDRASALFRKMFVQGDAAAVQRQLHHLGERGSILDTLLDDTRQFRRKISRDDQSRLDQYLTSVREMEERLHSARQWELRPKPKTDQPVPDDIRDNKLFFEKFDLMLSMARLALESDSTRIVTLMVDAFATPVFKLHSDQSTTDGYHNLSHHGQADNKVQQLEDADRQQMALLGKLLGQLAETKDGTDRLLDRTMVLFGSNMGDANTHDNTNLPILLAGGGFKHGQHLAFRHDRNKPLCNLFVTMLQQMGIETDAFSSSSGSMSELERV
- a CDS encoding helix-turn-helix transcriptional regulator, which produces MKNIPQPFASPQRADESIRVIAIDESYAGCSWHFHPELQLCHVEAGRGQRLIGDRLCEIEHGEVILLGSNLPHVWRYESCAAGHIKANVVHFDAAVLGSDWLDRPELCDVRLLLTRASQGLQAEGELKYQLAQRIAQLATMKGLPRIISLLELLHMMAESRDLKTICSTGYQPVAAQLDVARLRRACDFINDHVNEELTRDAAAEVVHMSGSGFSRFFKSHTGMSFQEFVADVRISRACQLLVTSEMSITEIAFACGFNELTTFNRTFRKYRDTTPSKYRSMVNAVQHK